The window ctggaggcctcctcgagtGATCTTGAGCCCCATTGCGGGgcttggacttaacatcggagtcgattccttgcctgggatcgctccaactgcggcctgcggactctacatcgggagctcgcggtctcGGGAGAGaccagtcgggagctccaacgatgcagaggttcgaccagcccggaCGCGGGGCTTGATCGCCAGGGCGGGGCAGCTGACGTccctccgatgcaggagctgatcgccccgatgcggagggcccgaccgccggacacgggagtcaagatcgccccgtcaacggagggctcaagtcgcccgaccacgggagaacaatgaagggaagagattttaactttttttcgccttccatcacagtgaggaatgtggaggagtcactgtggtggatgttcatgttaaaatgtatgttgTGTGTTCCGTGgtgttttatttgtatgactgacttggcaaatgaaattcctcgtatgttgcaaaacctactttgctaataaagtattatgatAATTGTGATTGAAGTCCAAGCCCATTTCCCAGCCGCAAACAGTGGGTGGAAGCTTACACTTTGGTCCCTCCTGTCGACTGCCATTTTTTGCCCCCCAAATCCTCACTGAGTTTGTCTCGTACAGCGGACATCCAACAGGTTGGGGAGCTGGACAGAGCCATGAACAAACTCAACACTGGGGGGCGGCCACGGTGAAGATTAGGCTTAGCTTAGTTTAAACGGGCACTTCGGCCGTCCGAGTCCGAGCcgcccagcgacccccacacactagcactatcctacacccaccagggacaatttacacattttacCTAAAACCCTATAcgccttttggagtgtgggaggaaaccggagcatccggaggaaacccacgcggtcacagggagaacgtacaaatactATGCAGACATagtggtcaggatccaacccgtgtctctgtcgctgtgaggcagcaactccaccactgccacTCTTAAATGATGATGCCACCACAAGGTGTAAGGATAATGGGCTAAGGAgggagagtagacttgatgggctgaatcgcctgattctgctcctctcactgatGACCTGATGGGGTCCCGGCGGTGTCTGGGTCTGGGACTTACCGAACCATGTAGCCGTCCGTTCCTCTCCATGCAGAGGTAGCGGCCGCTTCGATAGCCTCTGATCGCCACCACGCCCGCAGCCACCGACCTCATCTCAAGGAGACCTGCAAGGCAATGGAAACGTGTCAGCGGGGAAAGCCGGAGCGGAGGCGCTAACCCCGGGTCAGAGACCGGCCACTACACGCTTGCTCCAACATTAGACTTGAGGAGACTCCTCCGGAACCCTgggcaaccggaggaaacccacgcaggtaacggggagaacgtgcaaactccgtacagacagcacccggagtcgggatcgaacccgggtctctggcgctgtaaggcagcaaccctatcgccgcgccaccgtgcagcccccaCTCTCCAAAGGCGACCTCCCATTTCGGGTCGCGGTGGTTCCCACAGCCACAAACGCTGGTGGAAATTAAATATGAAACACCAAAGTAAGTGCTGGGGGAacccaacagatcaggcagcatccgtggagggaatagacgggcgacgtttcgggtccggacccttcCGCAATCTGCGCttttcctctacagatgctgcccggcccgctgagttcctccagcactttgtgtttttttgctcaagatcctaGTATTTGCATTTTATTGTGGCTGCAATAAATACAGGTCGAGTTGTATTTACATGGAAGAGGATGGAGGCTCATGTTTAAAGGCAACGAATACTAATCCTAGAATCTCCACTCTCAGTGGCAATATAACGCAGTCTCAGAAAGACAcggacacacagactcacactcaaacacacagacacacacagacacatccacacagccacacacacacacagatatacacacagccacacacacataaccacacacacacacatagatatacgcacacacacagccacaaacacacatacacacacatacacacacacacacagccatacacatacagccacacacacacacacatatatataaatacacacacacacatatatgcacacacaaacatagatattcacacagccacacacacacacgcacatatatacatacacacacacacacacagccacacatacacacacatatatatatatacatacacggccacacacacacagatacacacacactatTAGGGAATAGTTGAGCTCAGCAGTTCCACCAAACAGCCACTACGGAGCCGCAGTGTAAACAGCCAATGTTTCACACGCCATGCTCTCCACTGACAAATCACACACAAGATATTTACTCCATGCTGTTACAGAGAATGTAAAACATCATGATTATTCCGTGAGGCCAGACTGTTGTGAATAGACTAAATGTGTCTTTAGGTTTAAAGCGGTTGTGTGACTTGTACCGATTCGCTCCAAGTTCTTATTTATTGCAGTGGGTACGATGTTACATTTCAGGATACACCAATCcgttttttaaaaatgtaatacccaataacttggccaTGATGCAATACTCCGGTATATTGGCacggatcggaaaggtttagaaggatgtgggccacaCGCGGGTTAATGGGTCtggcttgtgcaggaaggaactgcagatgctggtttacactgaaggacacaaaacgttgtctgtctgaagaagggtcgcgacctgaaacgtcacccattccttcactccagagatgctgcctgtcccgctgagttactccagtatctacACAGATTCTATTTTCGCGTCAGTTCTGGAGAGATGAGAAGTtctgttttttaaattttcacaccttacgcttcctaatctctgtatctctctctcccctctcagtctgaagaagggtctcggcgcgAACCATCATCCGTTGCTTCTCTGCAGATTCGCTGCctgcctgtcctgtcctgtcctgtcccgctgagttgttccagcactttatgtctgccCTTGATATGAAACACCAGGTGTACTCACTGTGCGAGGTCCTCTCGCGACTGCCATCCACCGTGCCGTCCTCGTGGATCTGGAGGTGGTAGCTGAGGAAGCTGCCTTTGGCCTGGGTGGTGTAGAGGTGGATCAACCTGATGGTTTGGTCCCAGCCCGAATTGATGTGTGGCCCCGCGTTGGCCGCGGGCTTGGAGATCACCAGCGTGGCGAACCGCAGCTGGGTCACCGCGAGAAGAGCGCACAGTTTGCGCGCAGCCGAATGGTCCATTGATCGGTCTCGGTCAACGACCCACCAAATCTCTCGGAGCGgggttgttaaaaaaaaaaggcaaggtAAAACGAAAACAGAAGTGTCCTAGTTGCTCCGTCCTCTCCCTCTGAACTGCTGAGGCACACGAGGAACTGCCTTTTTAAAGGTCGCTCTCCTTATCAGCAAAATCGATACGACTGATCCCCAAAGAATCATTTGTGGATCAGTCATAATAGTTTTTTTGAAACAAAAGCGCCCGCCTACCAAGTGTGGCTGGACATTGCATCAGACAGTGCCAGGGATATCCCAGGCTTGGGCGATTATGTTTTAAACATTGTCCATGTTTAaacattgtccattgtccataaATTTGAAAATAAGACAATTTTGGACTGCGGTTTACATAGCGGTATGGACCTTGTACATTACAGTCTCAAACacagattaaaaaataataattattaataatagatttaaaaaacaaattaaaatagacaagttaaaaaaaataacagaatAACGTTCTCGTGTTAGCGTGTTCACGTGTTATGTGCCTTTCACAAATAGTTTTCATTATACAAAGCGATGAGTGAGTGGGTGCTGCGACAAATATGTTTTTGAACGGGAGGAGTAATGGAATAATTCCGTCCAAAACAGACGATTTTTCAGCGCAATAACTGTTCATTTATTTCCAGAATCTATGAAACTGTAAATTGCTATTGATTCTGCTTGTATACTCTTGCCATCTCCCACACACGCGAAAAGTACGTTTTATAGGGTTTTAAGTCACTCTATCTCCAGTTCCCAGTTACCTTTGATTTACCTCTTTGATTTTTGTTAAGTAcgatcatacacacacacacacatgcacgcacacgtacacgcatacacacgctcacacacacacgctcacatacacacacatacacgcacgcacacatatgctcacacacacgcatacacacatgcacacacatacacacgctcatgcacacacacacgtacacacacacacacacatatgtacacacacacacacagatttagctcttggggctaacggaatcaagggatatggggaaaaagcaggaacggggtactgattttggatgatcaggcatgatcatattgaatggggtgctggctcgaagggccgaatggcctattcctgcacttatttttctatgtttctatgttttaacacgcacgcatatatatacacacacgcacatgcatacacacacgcacatgcacacacacacacacacgcacacacacacacagatacacacacgcacatgcatacatacatacacacacacacacacacacacgcgcacacacacagatacacacagatatacacatacatacacacacatacatacacacacaaacacaaacacacacacacacgcacacacacagatacacacacatacacatacacacacacacacacacacacacacacacacacgcgcgcgcacacacacaagtctccttccctttcccacaCAAAGACATAAACACAAGCGATATCACACGCGCACATAATCTTACTAAGCTTCCCTGAAAACAGACGAATTGTGATTCATGTCTAAAGTCTGATGAGGGCGCCCTGTCCCAACATACGGACGTTGCAAACCGCTCATAGAGCGCTGAAGAAAACAAACAGGTTCAGAGGCTGGAACGTCTTGGATATTTCAGTTCTGCATTTTTTTGCTGAATGAAGCAATGATCGTGGGCACAGAGCAGCCTTCTccctgcatgctgaactggtccaCCTCCCTGTGCGCGCTACATTCTTTcagaatgtcttttttttttttttttcgctgTGTGCGGTGGGGTTGTGTTATAGCGGGAAGCAAATGCATACATCCCCTCATTCTAGTTAACTCAGGAGCAGGACACTTTATGGAAATTAACAGCGAGATCAAACTGAGATGTTTGTGCATTTTGTATGCGTACTAAAAGTAACACTTCATTGAACACAGGCCATgcattcagcatctgcagattcttgtgtCTCCGGTGAAAGGCAAGTTATATTATAGGGTTTCAAGTCATTTTTTTCCCTCCAGTTCTCAGTTGTCTTTGATTTTTGTCATTTCCCTGTGATTGGTGGTCACTTTGCCTTTCTCCCCTCTTTGTTTCGATTTCCTTAGCCTCTGTGTCTTTGTCGGTCTCTCTTTTATCTTGCTGGCAGGCTTCTCTGTTTACGCGGATCATCTTCGTCGCTCAGTCTCATTGCTTTTATTCATCTTTCCGCTTGAccagtccgtccgtccgtccgtccgtctgtgccTCCCACTTGCTCCACTGCGAGTGGTCACCCCAACATCGGATCATCTCGCCCCCTCCCACcacgcatagagtggatgtggagaggatatttccacagaGTCtaggagtgggagagtctaggaccagagcgcacagcctcagaataaaaggatgtacctgaaggaaggagatgaggaggaatttctgtcgtcagcagggtggtgaatctgtggaattcattgccgcagacggctgtggaggccaagtcataggatattttttaaagcagagattcttgattagtaagagagggaaaggtggatcagccatgattgccatcgagggagtacagagaaggttcaacagactgattcctgggatggcaggactttcatatgaagaaagactcgatagactcggcttgtactcgctagaatttagaagattgaggggggatcttatagaaacgtacaaaattcttaagggtttggacaggctagatgcaggaagattgttcccgatgttggggaagtccagaacaaggggtcacagtttaaggataagggggaagtcttttatgaccaagatgataatttttttttcacacagagagtggtgaatctgtggaattctctgccacagaaggtagttgaggccagttcattggctatatttaagagggagttagatgtggcccttgtggctaaagggatcagggggtatggagagaaggcaggtacaggatactgagttggatgatcagccatgatcatattgaatggcggtgcaggctcaagggccaaatggcctactcctgcacctattttctatgtttctatgattgaatgttagagtagactcgatgggccgaatggcatgattctgcttctatgaccTATGAACATGAACCTTCGCCCCACTTCACAGATTATTATCAGAACTCCCTTCTCCACACAACCGTTTTGTTCAAATGCTGGACACTTCAACATGCCCGCATGCTGTCAATATTTCCCTCTACATATGTATTGACACTTTCCGAGGCCAAGCAAGCACCAAACTGTGATTGCTAAAGAGAACTttaatcttattgaggtgtataaaatcatgagaggaatagatcgggttgatgcacagagtctcttgcccagagtaggggaattgaggaccagaggacataggtttaaggtaaaggggaaaagatttaataggaatctgaggggtaacattttcactcaaagagtggcgggtgtatggaatgagctacaagaggaggtagttgaggctggtactatcgcaatgtttaagaaacagttggacgggtacatggactggacaggtttggagggatatgggctaaatgcaggctagcgggactagtgtagctggggcatgttggccggtgtgggcaagttgggctgaagggccagtttccatggcgTATAACTCTACGACTCCAACTTTAGAATGCTAAAGGGAGGttggacaatcttggattgtCTTCTCTGGAATACCGGAGGTTGAGAGTGGACCTGATAGAACTATcgtatataaaattacgagaggcatagataagatagataccttttttccagggtgaaAGTCAAAGTCTAGACGGAATAACTTGCAGGTGAAAgtggcaaagattaaaggagatgtgaggggcaggTTTTCTCCACAGAAGGTGTAGAGTGTTGATATCCTTCTTCCACACCTGCAGTTAGCAACATCCACCTCTCATCGCTAGTTCCATGaccatggataattttaaggcagagatagataaatgcttgattagtacgggtgtcaggcgttatgaggagaaggcaggagagtggggttaggaaggagagatagatcagccatgattgaatggtggagaagacttgatgcgccgaatggcctaattcagctcctaccacttatgatcttatgaccttatgactgtaCAGGTCATGGAGTTAAAGAACtctacaacttggaaacaggccctttggcccaacttgtccatcctggcctagttggcattctgggcaagTCCAATTTGCCCGCACCTTATCAATATGCCTTCCTGTCAATATATTTGTCAAATGTCTTAAAATTCATAATTGTATCCAGTTCTATAATATAAACATAAGTTGCAGTAACTATACAGCAGGGCTTCAGCCTATATCCATGGAGAGGTATCAGAGTTAATGTTGCAGGTCAACAATCTTACATCAGAACACACTAATCATTTTATTGCATTCACAGAATCGATGactctgatgtcagtgaggtcagCTGTGTTTATTTGCCCTTTGCTAATTGCTGAGAAaaggtgcaaaacacaaagtactggaggatctcaacgggtcaggcagcatgataggcagggaatggacaggcaatgttttgggttcagaaccttcttcagattgattccagcatcagcaagaCCCCAGCATCCGCAGGCAGTCTCTTGTGTCGTCATTGCTCTGAATAGCTTGTGGGTGCTGGATCGTTTTAAGTAgcactgtaaattgtccacagagtgtagggtagaactaataTATGGGTGATTgtacctcagcgggtgaggcagcatctctggagagaaggaatggatgacatttctccagagatatccgaaacatcacccattcctgctctccagaggtgctgcctcacccgccgagttactccagcattttgtgtctaccttcgatttaaaccagcatctgcaattctttcttacacatgtggGTGATTGTGGTTGGCgcagaattggtgggccgaagggcctgtttcctcgctgtatctctaaactaaactatactaaatgtCATCTGGAATTGCATGTGTATTAAACTGAGTATCAATACAGTAACGGACATATTACTGTTTTAATGAACCTCTATATAATGTACTTAAATTATAAGCTGCTCCCAGGCTGGCCATTCTGTCGTgcctgccccacccccaccttacCCGCACTGCGGCCCTAACCTGCAGGCTGTGACCATCGACCCCGCCAATCCTCGCCTCTTCCCCTGGCCACCTGCAGGTCAgggccatcaactcacctggattccaggcccagttcccgaccgagagtctgaagaaggatctcgaccagaaacatcacctatctatgttctccagggatgctgcctgacctgctgagtttttttttagtttgagaggaaacaggccattcggcccaccgagtccgcgctgagcagtgatccctgcacattaacagaagcctgcacacactagggacaatgtacacgtATATCAGGgtgcagaggcagcgtgaagtgtagatggagtcgacccTAATCTAAAACCGTCAACAGGTGGTTCTGTTCTGTTttgggtaggaaggaattgcagaggctggtttacgctgaagataaacacaaaatgctggagaaactcagcgggtcaggcagcacctctggagaaagggaattggtggcgtttcgagccgagacccttcttcggtctcctTCTgttcttcttgcctgatgggaggaggggagaagagggaagggtCCTTGATTAGGCGGGTGGCCatgcgtgaagtgtggatggagtcgttTCGAATCTGAAACCATTGACTGGTGGGTAGGTGGCTGTGTTTGTTCTCTGGTCTGTTTTTCCTGAAAGTTTCAAAACAGCAAAAGGGCAGTGACATTGAGACCAGTGTCCTGAACCACATCAGTCCCCTTTGGAACCACTTGCACACAGGCTTGTTAACACACTATCAAAGATAACACACTATCAACAGCCCAAGGTCAAACACCAGTGGGTATTGGTCTCTTGTATATATCTGTCACCAGTAGATAAAGATGGATCAAAAATGACAAGCAGTACACTTGCGATTTAATAGGTTTGTTAGTCAAACAGTATGGAAAAGTGAGACTTTCACTGATCCCAACTCATCTTGACCAACTAAAAAGTCACATTTGCTCAATGAAAGATTATTTGAAAGGAAGGATGAAAGTTCACACTGAGAAATGAAATGATTTCTGCCACAAGGTGAAATCGATCCAGGCTCGTGGCTGGGTTATAAGAGTTCATGTCCCCAAGGTTATGTCAGAACTTCAGTGAGAACTTAAAAAAAAGGTTAATAAAAGTCATTCCGTCACTTTGTTTACGAAAAAAATTAACCAAGAAAGTGCGTTCGTTAGagagtagatttagctcttaagggcctgtcccatttgggcgtcatttactcgtCACGcatgtggcgcgcgaggattttgagaatcccgaaagcctacgccaccacgtctcaccatgcgCCATGCACGCGTTACGCGCACGTCACGACGCATCGAGACACATAAATTATGTTGCGTTAATGacacgcaaataacgcccaagtgggaaaggcccttaagggctaaaggaatcaagggatctgggcaaaaagcaggaacaggatactgattttagatgatctgccctgatcatattgtatggctggtgggccgaatggactagtcctgtttctatgttttctagtaCACTGGCTCTCTCAGGAATATTGTGATGGACCTCACCAAGTGCTAAAATGGGAATGTTTCATGTTAAAATCTGGATAAGATAACAAATATTTAAGTTGTGTTAATACCATTAGATTATAGAACGACAACAAACTTTGGTTTATCTGGTATTTTCGCATGCAGAATTCGAGAAAAATAATTGGCAGAGGTCTCTGGGAATATTACACATTTTCATAAAAAGGTTCCATGTAGTTTATTTCAAGTCTTAATAAGTGTGAAAAAGCATATTTCGTTTATTAACATTTACACTCAAGGGCAGTGCATTTGTAGACTGATTTGTTGCAATGTCCTCTTTGAAGATCAGGAACTTCATTCGATGGTGAGTGCCGTCATTTTTTCCGCTGCATTTTACTTTAGCCTTACAATGTAGAATTGCAGTGTAAAACATTGTTATTTAAAAGGGTAAACAGCTGATAGATAGTCCATGACTTATGCATTGTATACACGTGTTACTCAGAGATACAGTATGTAAATAgtcgcgcagcggtagagttgctgcctcacagcaccagacacccgggttcgatcctgacctcatgtgctgtctgtacagagtttgcacattcgccttgtgaccacgtgggtcttctctgggtgttccggtttcctcccacccacatcccaaagatgtgcggggtttgtaggttaattggcttctgtaaatgatccttagtgtgtaggatagaactagcgtagacacaagatgctggagtaactcaggcagcatctctggagagaaggaatgggtgacatttcgggtcgagacccttcttcagactggtgtatgCGTGCTTGctggtcagtgggctgaagggcctgtttccacggtgtatactAATactaagcaggcccttcggcccatcgatcacccgtgcgTGCCTCT is drawn from Amblyraja radiata isolate CabotCenter1 chromosome 20, sAmbRad1.1.pri, whole genome shotgun sequence and contains these coding sequences:
- the fgf19 gene encoding fibroblast growth factor 19, with product MDHSAARKLCALLAVTQLRFATLVISKPAANAGPHINSGWDQTIRLIHLYTTQAKGSFLSYHLQIHEDGTVDGSRERTSHSLLEMRSVAAGVVAIRGYRSGRYLCMERNGRLHGSLSYNKGDCSFEERLLSGIYNVYWSERHEAPVSLSGRRQRDHTRGRALPPLSQFLPIRNTPPIPLDPDEESWLMPEHPPSLIQTNSMDPLEFTYDAT